A DNA window from Syntrophaceae bacterium contains the following coding sequences:
- a CDS encoding amino acid permease, producing the protein MGKFGTEIRLSREMTLLDATMIGVGAMIGAGIFVLTGIAAGVAGPALLVAFALNGAIALLTAMSYAELGSCYHDAGGGYLWVKEGLPKWNGFLSGWMSWFAHAVACSLYALGFGAYFNHVLLEIGFTLPQWGFLSSQKLLAVLMALVFAYINFRGASETGKIGNFITITKIVILGIFVSFGIHMMLGRGNWQASFEPFMPEGWLGIVKAMGLTFIAFQGFEVISQSSEEIRDPKKNIPRAIFLSLLIVLPIYLLVAVAALGSMDTGSETSWAYLARLKETALVDVARNFFYGGGVMLLVGGLISTMSALNATVYSSSRVAFAMGRDRNFPSFFSRVHEKNYTPHWAILVSLAVIVLMCLSLPIEDVASAADIMFMLLFIQVNLAMIRLRRKRPDLDRGFVVPLFPWLTIVGIVLLLVLAAFMYDYSVTAWVVSIAWIASGLVVYRVYASSREIEYAHKVAALERIERQEYRILVCISNPQTVPALSSLAKAVARSHRGEIIFLHVIEVSEGASLAAGEKMAEEAEELFAIADSCTNGWEVPCRSLVKVSHRISTGILETAREEQCNFIVIARQKNPGTIDRIFSSLIDTVLQKAPSEVAVLHGHFDPGRVKRIMIPYAENVHTNLATEIAPALKETFQADLQVTFVLNPDDPREVSDQRLEKVREQVRETLPGARIKTVCARDIRAGVVEASRGADMLLMGGRSGDFMELLLTPSLTQEITEQAHCPVVWVKEYEEREPLWRMMIRSQHPSRRQ; encoded by the coding sequence ATGGGTAAATTCGGGACGGAAATCCGGCTGAGCCGGGAGATGACCCTCCTGGACGCCACCATGATCGGCGTCGGCGCCATGATCGGGGCGGGGATCTTCGTTCTGACCGGCATCGCCGCCGGCGTGGCGGGGCCGGCGCTCCTGGTCGCCTTCGCCCTCAACGGGGCGATCGCCCTCCTGACGGCGATGTCCTACGCTGAGCTGGGATCCTGCTATCATGATGCGGGGGGCGGCTATCTGTGGGTGAAGGAGGGGCTTCCCAAGTGGAACGGGTTCCTCTCGGGGTGGATGAGCTGGTTCGCCCATGCCGTCGCCTGCAGCCTCTATGCCCTCGGGTTCGGCGCCTATTTCAACCACGTCCTCCTGGAGATTGGATTCACCCTCCCCCAATGGGGATTCCTCTCCTCCCAGAAGCTCCTGGCTGTCCTCATGGCCCTGGTCTTCGCTTACATCAATTTCCGGGGCGCCTCGGAGACGGGGAAGATCGGGAACTTCATCACGATCACAAAAATTGTCATTCTGGGCATTTTCGTCTCTTTCGGGATCCACATGATGCTCGGCCGGGGCAACTGGCAGGCCTCCTTCGAGCCCTTCATGCCGGAAGGATGGCTCGGCATCGTGAAGGCCATGGGGTTGACGTTCATCGCCTTCCAGGGGTTCGAGGTCATTTCCCAGAGCTCCGAGGAGATCCGCGACCCGAAGAAGAATATCCCCCGGGCGATCTTCCTGTCGCTCCTGATCGTCCTGCCGATCTATCTCCTGGTGGCGGTGGCGGCCCTGGGCTCCATGGACACGGGCAGCGAAACGTCCTGGGCCTACCTGGCCCGGCTGAAGGAGACGGCCCTGGTTGACGTGGCCCGGAACTTTTTCTACGGCGGGGGGGTCATGCTTCTGGTGGGCGGGCTGATCTCCACCATGTCGGCCCTCAATGCGACGGTGTACTCCTCGTCCCGCGTCGCCTTCGCCATGGGGCGGGACCGCAATTTCCCGTCCTTTTTCAGCCGGGTCCATGAGAAAAATTACACCCCCCACTGGGCCATCCTGGTGTCCCTGGCCGTCATCGTCCTCATGTGCCTGTCCCTCCCCATCGAGGACGTCGCCAGCGCCGCGGACATCATGTTCATGCTCCTCTTCATCCAGGTGAACCTGGCCATGATCCGGCTGAGGCGGAAACGGCCGGACCTCGACCGCGGATTCGTGGTCCCCCTTTTCCCCTGGCTCACCATCGTGGGCATTGTCCTCCTGCTCGTGCTGGCCGCGTTCATGTACGACTATAGCGTGACGGCCTGGGTTGTCAGTATCGCCTGGATCGCCTCGGGCCTGGTTGTCTACCGTGTGTACGCCTCGTCCCGGGAAATCGAGTATGCCCACAAGGTGGCGGCCCTCGAGCGGATCGAGAGACAGGAGTACCGGATCCTGGTCTGCATCTCCAACCCGCAAACGGTGCCGGCCCTTTCCAGCCTTGCCAAGGCCGTTGCCCGGAGCCATAGAGGAGAGATCATCTTCCTTCACGTCATTGAGGTCTCCGAGGGGGCGTCGCTGGCGGCGGGTGAGAAAATGGCGGAGGAGGCGGAGGAGCTCTTTGCCATCGCGGACAGCTGCACCAACGGATGGGAGGTTCCCTGCCGTTCCCTCGTCAAGGTTTCCCATCGAATCTCGACGGGAATCCTCGAAACGGCCCGGGAGGAGCAGTGCAACTTCATCGTCATCGCCCGTCAGAAGAACCCGGGAACCATCGACCGGATCTTCTCCTCCCTGATCGATACGGTTCTCCAGAAGGCGCCCAGCGAAGTGGCCGTCCTCCACGGACATTTCGATCCCGGACGCGTGAAACGGATCATGATCCCCTACGCCGAGAATGTCCATACGAACCTGGCCACGGAGATCGCTCCGGCCCTGAAGGAAACCTTCCAGGCCGATCTGCAGGTCACGTTTGTTCTCAACCCCGACGATCCCCGGGAAGTAAGCGACCAGCGGCTGGAAAAGGTGCGGGAACAGGTCCGTGAAACCCTTCCGGGCGCCCGCATCAAAACCGTTTGCGCCCGGGATATCCGGGCCGGCGTCGTGGAGGCCTCCCGGGGGGCGGACATGCTCCTCATGGGCGGCCGCTCCGGCGATTTCATGGAACTCCTGCTCACCCCGTCGCTGACCCAGGAGATCACCGAGCAGGCCCACTGCCCGGTGGTCTGGGTGAAGGAATACGAGGAGCGGGAGCCCCTGTGGCGCATGATGATCCGATCCCAGCATCCCTCCCGGAGGCAGTGA
- a CDS encoding mechanosensitive ion channel family protein: MKKPARYWAILFLPAILLAASVLFFAGEGQAAKAGKKEQKKEAPAPPEKAPVRFEDRELFFITSRILSLSPKDRAEIISKKIRKIAKDPFIEPSGIATVPQEAGVDIVAGDLILMTVTEADARQAGIPVATLALENTESIRKALTEYRKETSWERILLGVLYTVLLTAALLALFYALKRFDAWLNGQVPVLRERLGLWREISRPKIGGLAHFLPIEAFLSLLTILAKAIRILVSLFLLYFYFSFVLGFFPWTQAIAATFLSFILRPTAALWKGFVSMLPDLAVIVTVSILTFYVLKFLKIVSRELEKGGFEIDGFYRDWAMPTYKLVRILVIVFYFVVIFPYIPGSGSDAFKGVSIFLGVLFSLGSTSAVANMVAGIIITYMRPFRLGDRVRIGETEGDVMERTLLVTRIRTIKNVDVTVPNTNVLGSHIINFSLSSEGTDKGLILNTSVTIGYDVPWRKVHELLIDAVLATEYVVPEPKPFVLQTSLNDFNITYELNAYTRTPSKKVLIYSLLHQSIQDVFDRAGVEILSPGYASLRDGSPSTVKPVPAADESPGPGGEAS, encoded by the coding sequence ATGAAAAAACCTGCACGGTATTGGGCGATCCTTTTCCTTCCGGCCATCCTTCTGGCCGCTTCCGTGCTTTTTTTCGCCGGAGAGGGACAGGCCGCCAAGGCCGGGAAAAAGGAGCAGAAAAAAGAGGCCCCGGCCCCTCCGGAAAAAGCGCCTGTCCGGTTCGAGGACCGGGAACTTTTTTTCATCACGAGCCGCATCCTCTCCCTGAGCCCGAAGGACCGGGCCGAGATCATCTCGAAGAAAATCCGGAAAATCGCGAAGGATCCCTTCATCGAGCCGTCAGGAATCGCCACGGTGCCGCAGGAGGCAGGGGTCGACATTGTCGCAGGGGACCTCATCCTCATGACCGTCACCGAGGCGGATGCCCGGCAGGCCGGGATCCCCGTTGCCACCCTGGCCCTGGAGAACACCGAGTCGATCCGCAAGGCCCTGACGGAGTATCGTAAGGAGACAAGCTGGGAGAGGATTCTGCTGGGGGTCCTCTATACGGTTCTTCTGACGGCGGCCCTGCTGGCCCTGTTCTACGCCCTCAAGCGGTTCGACGCCTGGCTCAACGGACAGGTCCCGGTGCTTCGGGAGCGGCTCGGCCTGTGGCGGGAGATCTCCCGACCGAAGATAGGAGGACTCGCCCACTTCCTGCCCATTGAGGCCTTCCTCAGCCTCCTGACAATCCTCGCCAAGGCGATCCGGATTCTTGTCTCCCTGTTCCTGCTTTACTTCTATTTTTCCTTTGTCCTGGGATTCTTTCCCTGGACGCAGGCGATCGCCGCCACCTTCCTGTCCTTCATCCTGAGGCCCACTGCAGCGCTCTGGAAGGGATTTGTCTCGATGCTTCCCGATCTGGCGGTGATCGTCACCGTTTCCATCCTGACTTTTTATGTCCTCAAGTTTCTGAAGATCGTCTCCCGGGAACTGGAGAAGGGCGGCTTCGAGATCGATGGATTTTACCGGGACTGGGCCATGCCGACCTACAAGCTGGTCCGGATTCTGGTCATCGTTTTTTATTTCGTGGTCATCTTTCCCTATATCCCCGGTTCCGGCTCGGATGCCTTCAAGGGAGTTTCGATCTTCCTGGGCGTTCTGTTTTCCCTGGGATCCACCTCCGCCGTTGCGAACATGGTGGCGGGGATCATCATCACCTACATGCGGCCGTTCCGCCTGGGGGACCGGGTCCGCATCGGCGAGACGGAGGGGGACGTCATGGAGCGGACGCTCCTGGTGACCCGGATCCGGACCATCAAGAACGTGGACGTGACCGTGCCCAACACAAACGTCCTCGGCAGCCATATCATCAACTTCAGCCTCTCCTCGGAGGGGACGGACAAGGGCCTCATCCTGAACACGAGCGTCACCATCGGCTACGACGTTCCCTGGCGGAAGGTGCACGAGCTGCTCATCGATGCCGTCCTCGCCACGGAGTACGTCGTGCCGGAACCGAAGCCGTTCGTGCTGCAGACCAGCCTGAACGACTTCAACATCACGTACGAACTGAATGCCTACACCCGGACGCCGTCCAAAAAGGTCTTGATTTATTCCCTCCTGCACCAGAGTATCCAGGACGTCTTCGACCGGGCGGGCGTGGAGATCCTGTCGCCAGGGTACGCGAGCCTGCGGGACGGAAGCCCGTCCACGGTCAAGCCGGTGCCGGCCGCAGATGAATCACCCGGACCGGGCGGCGAGGCATCCTGA
- a CDS encoding OFA family MFS transporter: MSDNKVFGMPAESGRWIFVVLGFIINICLGSVYAYSVFRGPVQKLLNASATEAGMPFMIFLALFATMVFFGGQIIAKLGPRNLGILGGVIVGVGWMMASQSSSITMLTISYGLIGGGGVGLAYGVPLAVVGRWFPDKRGLALGLTLAGFGGSPFVSANVAAALIKAVGPMQTFFYMGAAFLVIVAVCFLPFRYPKDGWVPAGWKAPASAAGGGNDFAMGEMAKTSTFYGLFLCYTIGCLAGLMAIGISSSVAQEIIKINAATAATLVGVFAIFNGAGRPLFGVLTDKLSPRMAAIISFVIILVCSLGMLTAGEGSVTMYVLCFVGFWLCLGGWLAIAPTATTTFFGVKNYARNYGLVYFAYGVGAILGGIISGQAKDTFGSYAIAFYPTAGLAVLGIIIAFFMMKSPKR, from the coding sequence ATGAGCGATAACAAGGTTTTCGGTATGCCGGCGGAATCAGGCCGCTGGATCTTCGTAGTACTCGGATTCATCATCAACATCTGCCTCGGAAGCGTGTACGCCTACAGCGTCTTCCGGGGTCCCGTCCAGAAGCTCCTGAACGCCAGCGCCACGGAAGCGGGAATGCCGTTCATGATCTTCCTGGCCCTCTTTGCCACGATGGTGTTTTTCGGCGGTCAGATCATCGCCAAACTCGGTCCCCGGAACCTGGGAATCCTGGGCGGTGTGATCGTCGGCGTGGGCTGGATGATGGCGAGCCAGTCCTCGAGCATCACGATGCTCACCATCAGCTACGGCCTCATCGGCGGCGGCGGCGTGGGCCTTGCCTACGGCGTGCCCCTGGCGGTCGTGGGCCGCTGGTTTCCCGACAAGCGCGGCCTGGCCCTGGGCCTCACCCTGGCCGGCTTCGGCGGATCGCCCTTCGTGTCCGCCAACGTCGCGGCGGCCCTCATCAAGGCCGTCGGTCCCATGCAGACCTTCTTTTACATGGGCGCGGCCTTCCTGGTCATCGTCGCCGTGTGCTTCCTGCCCTTCCGTTACCCGAAGGACGGTTGGGTCCCCGCGGGATGGAAAGCGCCGGCGTCGGCAGCGGGCGGCGGAAACGACTTCGCCATGGGTGAAATGGCAAAGACGTCCACGTTCTACGGCCTCTTCCTCTGCTACACCATCGGTTGTCTCGCGGGCCTCATGGCCATCGGCATCTCCAGCTCCGTGGCCCAGGAGATTATCAAGATCAACGCGGCGACCGCCGCCACGCTGGTCGGCGTCTTCGCCATCTTCAACGGTGCGGGCCGGCCCCTCTTCGGCGTCCTGACAGACAAGCTGTCTCCCCGAATGGCCGCCATCATCTCCTTCGTGATCATTCTCGTCTGCTCCCTGGGCATGCTCACGGCCGGTGAGGGCAGTGTGACGATGTATGTCCTGTGCTTTGTCGGCTTCTGGCTCTGCCTGGGAGGCTGGCTGGCCATCGCTCCGACGGCGACGACCACCTTTTTCGGCGTGAAGAATTACGCGCGAAACTATGGTCTTGTTTACTTTGCCTACGGTGTGGGGGCGATCCTCGGCGGCATCATCTCCGGGCAGGCGAAGGACACGTTCGGTTCCTATGCCATCGCCTTCTATCCAACGGCTGGCTTGGCAGTGCTCGGCATCATCATCGCATTCTTCATGATGAAATCGCCCAAGCGCTAG
- a CDS encoding molybdenum cofactor guanylyltransferase encodes MGTNKAFLTVDGVRIIDRAVGILRDVCGEILVVTNEPLEYLDLGVTVVTDIFKGMGPLAGIHSGLFHARSPRAFVCACDMPYLNAPFIRYLMSLADGYDIVVPVRGGRPEPLHAVYDRKCLPVIRRLLQRDERKVTGFYKGFRVRDVEEAETEPFFAGRDPFINVNTRDELRAACNRPAPTDRRL; translated from the coding sequence ATGGGGACCAACAAGGCCTTCCTCACGGTGGACGGGGTGCGGATCATCGACCGGGCCGTCGGGATCCTGCGGGACGTCTGCGGCGAGATCCTTGTCGTAACGAATGAGCCTCTGGAGTACCTGGATCTGGGCGTCACCGTCGTGACGGACATCTTCAAGGGAATGGGACCCTTGGCGGGGATCCACTCCGGCCTCTTCCACGCCCGGTCTCCGCGGGCCTTTGTCTGCGCCTGCGACATGCCGTACCTGAACGCCCCTTTCATCCGCTACCTGATGTCCCTGGCGGATGGATACGACATCGTCGTCCCCGTCCGGGGGGGCCGTCCGGAGCCCCTGCACGCCGTATACGACCGGAAATGCCTGCCCGTTATCCGCCGACTCCTGCAGCGGGACGAGCGGAAAGTGACCGGGTTTTATAAAGGCTTCCGCGTCCGAGACGTCGAGGAGGCCGAAACGGAGCCATTCTTCGCGGGACGCGATCCCTTCATCAATGTGAATACCCGGGACGAACTTCGGGCGGCATGCAACCGACCGGCGCCCACGGACCGCCGACTCTGA
- a CDS encoding NAD(P)H-hydrate dehydratase — protein MKVAGVEEIRAMDRWAIEKLGIPEEILMENAGLAAVALLDREFGIAGKRFVVLCGSGNNGGDGLVVARKIHSLGGVPKVFLLGDPARFRGASATNFGILRRLPVDMRPADDLLEIRKYIVHADIIIDALLGTGLDRDVSGLYRDAIDLINDSGRRVLSLDIPSGVNGDTGEIMGAAVKACWTVTFGLPKPGNVLYPGFGCCGELFVSGISFPPELTGREDLKIALNGCVPLPPRDPEVHKGAVGDVLFIAGAAGYLGAPQFAALSFLKAGGGYARLAAPASIVPFLAQNAAEAVFIPQRETASGSLSRRSKTDLLAQAEKVDIVVLGPGLSLAAETQTLVRELVKGIGKPVLIDGDGLTATASDPGILLKRKAPTVLTPHPGEMARLTGKTAAEIRRNRIAILQAAARDLKSIIVLKGAHSLVGCPDGRVFVNLSGNAGMATAGSGDALTGAIAAMFGMGLPLEQAVRKGVFLHGLAGDLAAAAKGEDGITARDILEFMPAALKQDRETPPEHEPAHCRLPAVIG, from the coding sequence ATGAAAGTGGCCGGCGTCGAAGAGATCCGGGCGATGGACCGATGGGCAATCGAGAAACTGGGGATACCCGAAGAAATCCTGATGGAAAACGCCGGCCTGGCCGCGGTTGCACTCCTGGACCGGGAGTTCGGTATAGCCGGGAAGCGGTTCGTCGTCCTCTGCGGGAGCGGGAACAACGGCGGCGACGGGCTGGTCGTGGCCCGGAAGATCCATTCCCTGGGCGGCGTCCCGAAAGTGTTCCTCCTGGGCGATCCGGCCCGGTTCCGGGGTGCGTCGGCGACGAACTTCGGGATTCTACGGCGACTGCCCGTCGACATGCGCCCCGCGGACGATCTCCTGGAGATCCGCAAATACATCGTTCACGCCGACATCATCATCGACGCCCTGCTCGGCACCGGCCTTGACCGGGACGTGTCGGGCCTCTACCGCGACGCCATCGATCTCATCAACGACAGCGGCCGCAGGGTTCTCTCCCTCGACATCCCCTCGGGCGTCAACGGCGACACCGGCGAGATCATGGGCGCCGCCGTAAAGGCCTGCTGGACGGTGACCTTCGGGCTCCCGAAACCGGGGAACGTTCTCTACCCGGGGTTCGGCTGCTGCGGAGAGCTCTTCGTGTCCGGCATCTCCTTCCCGCCGGAACTGACCGGCCGCGAGGATCTGAAGATCGCACTGAACGGCTGCGTTCCCCTGCCTCCCCGGGATCCGGAGGTCCACAAAGGGGCCGTCGGAGACGTCCTTTTCATCGCCGGCGCAGCCGGTTACCTTGGAGCGCCCCAGTTTGCGGCCCTGTCATTCCTTAAGGCCGGTGGAGGCTATGCCCGGCTGGCGGCTCCCGCCTCGATCGTGCCCTTCCTGGCCCAGAACGCGGCCGAGGCCGTCTTCATCCCCCAGCGGGAGACCGCCTCCGGAAGCCTCTCCCGGAGGAGCAAGACGGACCTCCTGGCACAGGCCGAAAAGGTGGACATAGTGGTCCTGGGCCCGGGCCTGTCCCTGGCGGCGGAAACGCAGACGCTGGTGCGGGAGCTTGTCAAGGGGATCGGGAAACCCGTCCTGATCGACGGTGACGGCCTGACGGCCACGGCTTCGGATCCGGGTATTCTCCTGAAGCGAAAGGCGCCGACGGTCCTGACGCCGCATCCCGGCGAGATGGCCAGGCTCACGGGAAAAACCGCCGCGGAAATCCGCCGGAACCGGATCGCCATCCTCCAGGCCGCCGCGCGGGACCTGAAATCCATCATCGTCCTGAAGGGAGCCCATAGCCTGGTCGGCTGCCCCGACGGCCGTGTCTTCGTCAACCTGAGCGGAAACGCCGGGATGGCCACGGCGGGATCGGGGGACGCCCTCACGGGAGCGATTGCGGCCATGTTCGGGATGGGGCTGCCCCTGGAGCAGGCCGTCCGGAAAGGGGTCTTCCTCCACGGCCTGGCGGGGGACCTGGCGGCGGCAGCAAAGGGGGAAGACGGCATCACCGCCCGGGACATCCTGGAATTCATGCCCGCAGCCCTTAAGCAGGACCGGGAAACACCGCCGGAACATGAGCCCGCCCACTGCCGGCTTCCGGCCGTCATCGGTTGA
- a CDS encoding GNAT family N-acetyltransferase: MNTMESWKERYPKKFAPEEAIFGHIHRGDVIFVGSACAEPQYLVHSLIRYVKAHPKAFFDAEVLHIRTLGVAPYAYERFKQNFRHNSFFIGETTRDAVNEGVADYTPVSLSKVPELFYRGLAHVDIALIQVSLPDDHGYVSLGVSVDIVKAAVEKADLIVAQINRHMPRIHGDGFLHLDDIDFLVPHDEPLLEYAPEADSEIIQRIGRYVSKLIQDGDTIQVGLGSLPNGVFTHLGDKRHLGIHTELLGDGIADLMRRGVVDNTRKTLDRGKTVATFCMGHRVTYEYIHDNPAVEFKTIDYTNNPLIIARQDNMVAINSALEIDLTGQSTAESIGRKFYSGIGGQADFMRGASMARNGKTILALQSTASAEMISRIVPYLREGAGATLIRGDVQYVVTEFGIAYLHGKNIRERAMELIGIAHPKFRARLMEEAKKAGLVYRDQAYIPGERGMYPEHLESYRTTRKGFNIYFRPIKISDEPRLKDFIYSLSEQSMYRRFISARKDMPHERLQPLVVIDYTKEMAILAVTGGEENESIVGVGRYYIEPDTHSAEVAFAVRDDHQNRGIGLELLSYLTFLAKRQGLLGFTATVVTGNEPMLNVFEKGGFEIERRSSGGVHELKMTFREEGYNQGIR; encoded by the coding sequence ATGAACACCATGGAAAGTTGGAAAGAGCGGTACCCGAAAAAATTTGCCCCGGAAGAGGCGATTTTCGGCCACATCCACCGGGGGGATGTGATCTTCGTCGGCTCCGCCTGCGCGGAACCCCAATACCTGGTCCACTCCCTGATCCGGTACGTCAAGGCCCACCCGAAGGCCTTCTTCGACGCGGAGGTCCTCCACATCCGCACCCTCGGCGTGGCGCCCTACGCTTACGAGCGGTTCAAGCAGAACTTCCGCCACAACTCCTTCTTCATCGGCGAGACTACCCGGGACGCCGTCAACGAGGGCGTGGCGGACTATACACCCGTCTCCCTTTCCAAGGTCCCGGAGCTCTTCTACCGTGGACTGGCCCACGTCGACATCGCCCTGATCCAGGTTTCGCTTCCCGACGACCACGGCTACGTGAGCCTGGGGGTCAGTGTGGACATCGTCAAGGCCGCCGTGGAGAAGGCGGATCTGATTGTCGCCCAGATCAACCGCCATATGCCCCGGATTCACGGGGACGGTTTCCTTCATCTCGACGATATCGATTTCCTGGTGCCCCACGACGAGCCGCTCCTGGAGTACGCACCCGAGGCGGACTCGGAGATCATCCAGCGCATCGGCCGCTACGTGTCGAAGCTCATCCAGGACGGCGATACGATCCAGGTGGGACTCGGAAGCCTGCCCAACGGCGTCTTCACCCATCTGGGGGACAAGCGCCATTTGGGAATCCATACGGAGCTTCTGGGCGACGGGATCGCGGACCTGATGCGGCGGGGCGTCGTGGACAACACCCGGAAGACCCTCGACCGGGGCAAGACGGTGGCCACCTTCTGCATGGGCCACCGGGTCACCTACGAGTATATCCACGACAATCCCGCCGTCGAGTTCAAGACCATCGACTATACGAACAATCCCCTGATCATCGCCCGGCAGGACAACATGGTGGCCATCAACAGCGCCCTGGAGATCGACCTGACGGGGCAGTCCACGGCGGAGTCCATCGGCCGGAAGTTCTACAGCGGCATCGGGGGTCAGGCGGACTTCATGCGGGGCGCCTCCATGGCCCGGAACGGGAAGACCATCCTGGCCCTCCAGTCCACCGCCTCGGCGGAAATGATCTCGCGGATCGTGCCGTACCTGCGGGAGGGAGCGGGGGCCACCCTGATCCGGGGGGATGTCCAGTACGTCGTGACCGAGTTCGGCATCGCCTATCTCCACGGGAAGAACATCCGGGAGCGGGCCATGGAGCTCATCGGCATCGCCCATCCGAAGTTTCGCGCCCGGCTGATGGAGGAGGCGAAGAAGGCCGGCCTCGTATACCGCGACCAGGCCTACATTCCCGGGGAGCGGGGCATGTACCCGGAGCACCTGGAGTCCTACCGGACCACCCGGAAGGGCTTCAACATCTACTTCCGGCCCATCAAGATCAGCGACGAGCCGCGCCTGAAGGACTTCATCTACTCCCTGTCGGAGCAGAGCATGTACCGGCGCTTCATCTCCGCCCGGAAGGACATGCCCCACGAGCGCCTGCAGCCCCTGGTGGTCATCGACTACACGAAAGAAATGGCCATCCTGGCCGTCACGGGCGGCGAGGAGAATGAGAGCATCGTCGGCGTTGGCCGCTACTACATCGAGCCCGACACCCATTCGGCGGAGGTGGCCTTTGCCGTCCGGGACGACCACCAGAACCGCGGGATCGGTCTCGAACTCCTGTCGTATCTGACATTCCTGGCAAAGCGCCAGGGGCTCCTGGGGTTCACCGCCACGGTCGTCACCGGGAACGAACCCATGCTCAACGTTTTCGAGAAGGGCGGGTTCGAGATCGAGCGGCGCAGCAGCGGCGGTGTCCACGAGTTGAAGATGACCTTCCGGGAAGAGGGATACAATCAGGGAATCCGTTGA
- a CDS encoding polyprenyl synthetase family protein, with protein sequence MTIQDIFQYYAADLGQVEAFMEREFRSEVALIPEISHYLIGSGGKRFRPLLLIACANLSGYRGERSARLAAVLEFIHTATLLHDDVIDEGQLRRGKASANTVWGNAASVLVGDFLYSKSFRILSDDGSIDVLRLMSETTNIMSEGEVFQLVRSGDVRITEQDYLTIIEKKTAILMAAACAIGGILGGHGQERTAALRRFGLLLGMAFQMTDDTLDYMAEEAQFGKTIGKDLQEGKLTLPLIIALGRCAGEERERITGLVEEMKRTGGGDGVGEVVDCIRRHNGISYTLGKAEAFVTEAKECLNGFGASEAKNHLVAIAGFILERRT encoded by the coding sequence ATGACGATCCAGGACATTTTTCAGTATTACGCAGCCGATCTCGGGCAGGTCGAGGCCTTCATGGAGAGGGAATTCCGCTCCGAGGTGGCACTCATTCCCGAGATCTCCCACTACCTGATCGGCAGCGGCGGGAAGCGTTTCCGGCCCCTCCTGCTCATCGCCTGTGCCAATCTGAGCGGGTACCGGGGCGAGCGGAGCGCCCGTCTCGCGGCGGTTCTGGAGTTCATCCACACGGCCACCCTGCTGCACGACGACGTCATCGACGAGGGGCAGCTCCGCCGCGGCAAGGCCTCGGCCAATACCGTCTGGGGCAACGCGGCCAGCGTTCTGGTGGGCGACTTCCTCTACTCCAAGTCGTTCCGCATCCTGTCGGACGACGGGAGCATCGACGTGCTCCGCCTGATGTCCGAGACGACAAATATCATGTCCGAGGGAGAGGTCTTTCAGCTCGTCCGGAGCGGAGACGTCCGCATCACGGAACAGGATTATCTGACCATCATCGAGAAGAAGACGGCCATCCTCATGGCGGCGGCCTGCGCCATCGGGGGAATCCTGGGCGGGCACGGGCAGGAACGCACGGCTGCACTGCGGCGCTTCGGCCTCCTCCTGGGCATGGCCTTCCAGATGACCGACGACACCCTGGACTACATGGCCGAGGAGGCCCAATTCGGCAAGACCATCGGCAAGGACCTCCAGGAGGGAAAGCTGACCCTGCCGTTGATCATTGCGCTGGGCCGGTGTGCCGGCGAAGAGAGAGAACGGATCACCGGTCTTGTCGAGGAAATGAAGCGGACCGGTGGCGGCGACGGGGTCGGAGAAGTGGTGGACTGCATCCGACGTCACAACGGCATTTCCTATACCCTCGGCAAGGCAGAGGCGTTCGTGACGGAGGCAAAGGAATGCCTGAACGGCTTCGGGGCCTCCGAGGCAAAGAACCATCTGGTTGCCATCGCCGGGTTCATCCTCGAACGGCGGACCTGA